One part of the Paramormyrops kingsleyae isolate MSU_618 chromosome 2, PKINGS_0.4, whole genome shotgun sequence genome encodes these proteins:
- the fgf5 gene encoding fibroblast growth factor 5 isoform X2: MSIYFCFIHVVFLICAAASAESEQVLVDDKLLEGGSSPGRRTGTLYCRVGIGFHLQIHPDGRVNGSHAPDHLISQGIVGIRGVFSKRYLAMNKRGRLHAIEKFTEDCKFRERFQENSYNTYASATHRNHRSGREWFVALNKRGKAKMGSSTRVKSQHVSTHFLPRFNLQEKSEQGFTITEYSKEKTKAPPVQPVQPVPPSPVLRVNSGPKRLGTVKYWPKFRFG, from the exons ATGAGCATTTATTTTTGCTTCATTCATGTTGTATTTTTGATTTGTGCAGCCGCGTCAGCTGAATCCGAACAGGTTTTGGTGGACGATAAACTTCTTGAAGGAGGTAGCAGTCCGGGGCGTAGGACTGGCACCCTGTACTGTAGGGTTGGCATTGGTTTTCATCTGCAAATTCACCCGGATGGTAGAGTCAACGGCAGTCATGCGCCAGACCACTTGA TTTCTCAGGGCATTGTTGGCATTCGAGGAGTTTTCAGCAAGAGATATCTAGCAATGAATAAACggggaagactgcatgctatt GAAAAGTTCACAGAAGATTGCAAGTTCAGGGAGCGATTTCAAGAGAACAGCTATAACACATATGCCTCAGCAACACACAGGAACCACCGGAGTGGGCGCGAGTGGTTTGTGGCGCTGAACAAGCGGGGCAAGGCGAAAATGGGCTCCAGCACCCGTGTGAAGTCACAGCATGTTTCCACACATTTCCTGCCCAGGTTTAACTTGCAGGAGAAAAGTGAACAAGGATTCACCATCACAGAATATAGCAAAGAGAAGACCAAAGCCCCACCAGTCCAACCAGTCCAGCCAGTACCCCCTTCACCAGTACTTAGGGTAAATTCCGGACCGAAACGTTTGGGAACAGTGAAGTACTGGCCCAAATTTAGATTTGGGTAA
- the fgf5 gene encoding fibroblast growth factor 5 isoform X1 yields the protein MSIYFCFIHVVFLICAAASAESEQVLVDDKLLEGGSSPGRRTGTLYCRVGIGFHLQIHPDGRVNGSHAPDHLSLLELFAVSQGIVGIRGVFSKRYLAMNKRGRLHAIEKFTEDCKFRERFQENSYNTYASATHRNHRSGREWFVALNKRGKAKMGSSTRVKSQHVSTHFLPRFNLQEKSEQGFTITEYSKEKTKAPPVQPVQPVPPSPVLRVNSGPKRLGTVKYWPKFRFG from the exons ATGAGCATTTATTTTTGCTTCATTCATGTTGTATTTTTGATTTGTGCAGCCGCGTCAGCTGAATCCGAACAGGTTTTGGTGGACGATAAACTTCTTGAAGGAGGTAGCAGTCCGGGGCGTAGGACTGGCACCCTGTACTGTAGGGTTGGCATTGGTTTTCATCTGCAAATTCACCCGGATGGTAGAGTCAACGGCAGTCATGCGCCAGACCACTTGA GTTTGCTGGAACTCTTTGCAGTTTCTCAGGGCATTGTTGGCATTCGAGGAGTTTTCAGCAAGAGATATCTAGCAATGAATAAACggggaagactgcatgctatt GAAAAGTTCACAGAAGATTGCAAGTTCAGGGAGCGATTTCAAGAGAACAGCTATAACACATATGCCTCAGCAACACACAGGAACCACCGGAGTGGGCGCGAGTGGTTTGTGGCGCTGAACAAGCGGGGCAAGGCGAAAATGGGCTCCAGCACCCGTGTGAAGTCACAGCATGTTTCCACACATTTCCTGCCCAGGTTTAACTTGCAGGAGAAAAGTGAACAAGGATTCACCATCACAGAATATAGCAAAGAGAAGACCAAAGCCCCACCAGTCCAACCAGTCCAGCCAGTACCCCCTTCACCAGTACTTAGGGTAAATTCCGGACCGAAACGTTTGGGAACAGTGAAGTACTGGCCCAAATTTAGATTTGGGTAA
- the prdm8b gene encoding PR domain zinc finger protein 8 gives MEESTTQKLVWDGDAKVVQQCLTDILTSVYTTCDVPENAIFGPCVLSHTSLYDSIAFIALKSTDKRTAPYIFRVDTSTTSCSSDGLMWLRLVQSARDKEEQNLEAYVKNGQLFYRSLKRIEKDDELLVWYGKDLIDLLLLSFSRAQAKNKGSPPFVCADCNQRFQFEFPFLAHLRFCCAKRLQSIHSLNEDSKHNCEQANMALARSSPKLARSEVSITSQDGKPSMDFHNLARDLENNRTSPTHGKDAEIRSESNNKRKFSDVEENRNGSLSQPFKSKEDLVNSAQQYLGAYALEGNRQAFSHSNLETPEIKRSAFTEVKKALQSLKHSAKNLSSNTENKGSGRPSSGPLEKQLNMRQVLMETQPQCRIESSSLASAFTSVSQPIGSSERKSAFSQPARSFSQLSPLVMTPKLLPPVDCHPTIQDTISSSRLYQPEHLTAKLQSSELGSNCPVPAGIPKQSPFLYATAFWPKTSGPIQLQMASALTLLPPSFTSLCLPAQNWCAKCNASFRMTSDLVYHMRSHHKKEYALEPLIKRRREEKLKCPICNESFRERHHLSRHMTSHN, from the exons ATGGAGGAATCCACAACACAGAAACTGGTGTGGGATGGAGATGCCAAGGTAGTCCAGCAGTGTCTCACGGATATTTTAACCAGCGTGTACACGACTTGCGACGTGCCAGAAAATGCCATTTTTGGACCTTGCGTTTTGAGCCACACTTCGTTGTACGACAGTATCGCTTTTATTGCGCTCAAATCTACGGACAAGCGAACTGCGCCTTACATTTTTAGG GTGGACACTTCGACAACCAGCTGCTCCTCTGATGGTCTCATGTGGTTACGGTTGGTCCAGTCTGCCAGGGATAAGGAGGAGCAAAACCTCGAGGCCTATGTGAAGAACGGTCAGCTGTTCTATAGATCCCTGAAGCGAATTGAGAAAGATGATGAGTTACTGGTGTGGTACGGGAAAGACCTGATCGATCTCCTGCTGCTCAGTTTTAGCAGAGCTCAAGCAAAGAACAAAG GATCTCCTCCATTTGTGTGCGCAGACTGCAACCAGCGATTCCAGTTTGAGTTTCCCTTCCTGGCTCATCTGAGATTTTGTTGCGCCAAAAGACTACAAAGCATCCACAGCCTAAATGAGGACTCCAAACATAACTGTGAGCAAGCTAACATGGCTCTTGCAAGGTCTAGCCCCAAGTTGGCCAGGTCAGAGGTCTCCATTACCTCACAGGATGGAAAACCTTCCATGGACTTCCACAACTTAGCCAGGGATCTTGAAAACAACAGGACCAGTCCGACACACGGTAAAGATGCTGAAATTAGGAGCGAGAGCAACAACAAGAGGAAATTTTCTGATGTAGAGGAGAACAGGAATGGAAGCTTGTCGCAGCCTTTCAAGTCAAAGGAAGATTTAGTGAACTCGGCACAGCAGTACCTAGGGGCATATGCTTTGGAAGGGAACAGGCAGGCATTTTCTCACTCCAACCTTGAAACTCCAGAAATCAAAAGGAGTGCTTTCACCGAGGTCAAGAAGGCACTGCAGAGCCTCAAACACAGTGCCAAGAACCTGAGCTCCAACACCGAGAACAAGGGCAGTGGAAGGCCAAGCAGTGGCCCGTTGGAGAAGCAGCTGAACATGAGGCAGGTCTTGATGGAGACGCAGCCTCAGTGCCGCATTGAGAGCTCCTCACTGGCCAGCGCCTTCACCTCTGTGTCTCAGCCCATCGGCAGCTCGGAGAGGAAGAGTGCTTTCAGCCAGCCGGCCCGGTCCTTTTCACAGTTATCGCCCCTGGTCATGACACCGAAGCTTCTCCCCCCTGTGGACTGTCACCCAACCATTCAGGACACCATCTCCTCCAGCAGACTTTACCAGCCTGAACACCTGACTGCTAAGCTCCAGAGCTCTGAGCTAGGCAGCAATTGTCCGGTTCCAGCTGGTATCCCCAAACAGAGCCCCTTTCTTTATGCAACAGCGTTTTGGCCAAAGACCTCTGGACCTATCCAGCTGCAGATGGCTTCTGCGCTCactctcctccctccctccttcacCTCGCTCTGCCTCCCTGCCCAGAACTGGTGTGCCAAATGTAACGCTTCTTTCcgcatgacctctgacctggtTTACCACATGAGGTCCCACCACAAAAAAGAATACGCCTTGGAGCCCCTGATAAAGCGACGGCGagaggagaagctgaagtgtCCCATCTGCAACGAGTCGTTCAGGGAGCGGCATCACCTCTCGCGACACATGACGTCTCACAACTAG